The Georgenia sp. TF02-10 genome window below encodes:
- a CDS encoding sulfite exporter TauE/SafE family protein: MSAGALVLVVAAVVLGCVLQRTSGMGTGLVLSPTLALVIGPVPGVLLTNATTVVSALLLTLAVRADVDWRRYAAVAPLVLVGSVPAALLVRVVDRGWLEVVIGAVVLLALAGAVVMRGVPYLPGRLPGLLAGAVGGFLNTTVGVAAPAMLVYAQATRWEQRSFAATLQPLFLTMGVVSLVTKVALGAAGPAGLPPWWFVLTVMAAVPVGVVAGGWVARRVSARAARRVAGVVVSVGAVSTLVRGLLRLLG, translated from the coding sequence GTGAGCGCCGGCGCGCTGGTCCTGGTCGTCGCCGCGGTCGTCCTCGGCTGCGTCCTGCAGCGCACCAGCGGGATGGGCACCGGCCTCGTGCTCTCCCCGACGCTCGCGCTCGTCATCGGCCCGGTGCCCGGGGTGCTCCTGACCAACGCGACCACCGTCGTCTCGGCCCTCCTCCTCACCCTCGCGGTCCGGGCCGACGTCGACTGGCGCCGGTACGCCGCCGTCGCCCCGCTCGTCCTGGTCGGGTCGGTGCCGGCGGCGCTGCTCGTGCGCGTCGTGGACCGCGGCTGGCTCGAGGTGGTCATCGGCGCGGTGGTGCTGCTCGCGCTGGCCGGCGCCGTCGTCATGCGCGGCGTGCCGTACCTGCCCGGCCGGCTGCCCGGGCTCCTCGCCGGCGCGGTGGGCGGGTTCCTGAACACCACCGTCGGGGTGGCCGCGCCGGCGATGCTCGTCTATGCCCAGGCCACCCGGTGGGAGCAGCGCTCGTTCGCCGCCACGCTCCAGCCGCTCTTCCTCACCATGGGGGTGGTCTCGCTGGTCACCAAGGTGGCGCTGGGCGCGGCCGGGCCGGCCGGGCTGCCGCCGTGGTGGTTCGTCCTGACGGTGATGGCCGCCGTGCCGGTCGGCGTCGTCGCCGGCGGGTGGGTGGCGCGGCGAGTCTCCGCCCGCGCCGCCCGCCGGGTGGCCGGCGTCGTCGTGTCGGTCGGCGCGGTGAGCACGCTGGTGCGCGGGCTGCTCCGGCTGCTGGGGTAA
- a CDS encoding magnesium and cobalt transport protein CorA, with translation MTVVDNAVYVDGRRHAEPGSLDLAFDVMDEVHGMAWIDLYRPDRSELDAVAREFGIHYLAVDDAIAAHQRPKVERYGDVLFTVLRAVRYLEAEERLELGELHVFTGADFVVTIRHAECPDLGRVRRRMEDQPELLRLGPEAVLYAILDEVVDEYAPVVAGLQNDIDEIEDEVFGGDPAVSRRIYALFREVIGFQRSIDPLGDVLQALPGGDAVPAGTTSRHPGHTELKRHLRDVADHVTRVSERADGFHALLQNILTVNATLVGQRQNEETKRLTETSVAQGEQMKRISAWAAILFAPTLVSSVYGMNFDVMPELHWTLGYPWAVALMVAACLVAYVIFKRKDWL, from the coding sequence ATGACCGTGGTGGACAACGCCGTGTACGTGGACGGGCGCCGGCACGCCGAGCCCGGGTCGCTGGACCTCGCCTTCGACGTCATGGACGAGGTTCACGGCATGGCGTGGATCGATCTGTACCGCCCGGACCGGTCCGAGCTGGACGCCGTCGCCCGTGAGTTCGGCATCCACTACCTGGCCGTGGACGACGCCATCGCCGCCCACCAGCGCCCGAAGGTGGAGCGCTACGGGGACGTGCTGTTCACGGTGCTCCGGGCGGTGCGCTACCTGGAGGCCGAGGAGCGCCTGGAGCTCGGCGAGCTGCACGTCTTCACCGGCGCCGACTTCGTCGTCACGATCCGGCACGCCGAGTGCCCGGACCTCGGCCGGGTCCGGCGGCGGATGGAGGACCAGCCCGAGCTGCTGCGCCTGGGGCCGGAGGCGGTGCTGTACGCGATCCTGGACGAGGTCGTGGACGAGTACGCCCCGGTGGTGGCTGGCCTGCAGAACGACATCGACGAGATCGAGGACGAGGTCTTCGGCGGCGACCCGGCCGTGTCCCGGCGCATCTACGCCCTCTTCCGGGAGGTGATCGGGTTCCAGCGCTCCATCGACCCCCTGGGCGACGTGCTCCAGGCCCTGCCCGGCGGGGACGCCGTCCCGGCCGGGACGACGAGCAGGCACCCGGGGCACACCGAGCTCAAGCGCCACCTGCGTGACGTCGCGGACCACGTCACCCGGGTCAGCGAGCGTGCCGACGGGTTCCACGCGCTGCTGCAGAACATCCTCACCGTCAACGCGACCCTGGTGGGGCAGCGGCAGAACGAGGAGACCAAGCGCCTGACCGAGACGTCGGTGGCCCAGGGCGAGCAGATGAAGCGCATCTCCGCCTGGGCCGCGATCCTCTTCGCCCCCACCCTGGTCAGCTCCGTCTACGGCATGAACTTCGACGTCATGCCCGAGCTGCACTGGACGCTCGGCTACCCGTGGGCGGTGGCGCTCATGGTCGCCGCCTGCCTGGTGGCCTACGTGATCTTCAAGCGCAAGGACTGGCTCTGA